Proteins from one Mugil cephalus isolate CIBA_MC_2020 chromosome 15, CIBA_Mcephalus_1.1, whole genome shotgun sequence genomic window:
- the plekhb1 gene encoding pleckstrin homology domain-containing family B member 1, whose protein sequence is MALMRSGWLWRQTSVLKRWKLNWCDLWIDGSLCFYKSESRRELEIRVGLKTACIDVRSGLECGGVPPPESNPRENLIVVQLRDGSTLNLCANSEDESIAWKLTLLETRRNPVFTYDPYDDSYQAVPLSRYHTVYITPGAGPGTHQVIVQRDPFDGVADHLALGLLAGVAAGAAMRSVFWMPFFC, encoded by the exons CATCCGTCCTAAAACGCTGGAAGTTAAACTGGTGTGACCTTTGGATAGACGGGAGTCTCTGCTTCTACAAGAGCGAGAGCAGGCGGGAGCTGGAGATCCGCGTCGGCCTGAAGACAGCGTGCATAGATGTGCGGTCTGGTTTGGAGTGTGGAG GCGTGCCTCCACCAGAGAGTAACCCCAGGGAGAACCTCATCGTGGTTCAACTCAGAGATGGCTCAACACTCAACCTGTGCGCCAACAGTGAAGATGAGTCCAT AGCGTGGAAGCTGACTCTGCTGGAGACCAGGAGGAACCCG GTGTTCACATATGACCCATATGATGACTCCTACCAGGCTGTGCCGCTCAGCCGCTACCACACGGTCTACATCACACCTGGAGCAGGACCAG GAACCCACCAGGTGATTGTTCAGAGGGACCCGTTTGATGGAGTCGCAGATCATCTAGCGCTGGGACTACTGGCAGGCGTGGCAGCGGGAGCAGCCATGCGCTCCGTTTTCTGGATGCCCTTTTTCTGCTGA